A window from Theobroma cacao cultivar B97-61/B2 chromosome 3, Criollo_cocoa_genome_V2, whole genome shotgun sequence encodes these proteins:
- the LOC18605053 gene encoding salutaridinol 7-O-acetyltransferase, translating into MEMKVHIISRETIKPSSPTPHHLRTHKLSLFDQLAPPLYIPILLFYSATSETNPSKKSDLLKDSLSKILTHFYPFAGRVKEGCTIDCNDDGAAYVEAQVDSDMFLVLKEPGIDLLLQLLPCEPLEKLPEPSAQVILAVQVNYFACGGMAICVCLRHVVSDASAAAGFVKSWAAVASGVDMVLDAVIYDCTSLFPPQDLSGLWKTIEKSQNALLAEVVTKRFIFYGSKIAALRNEIGNGLSLYRPTRVEALSSLIWNAIIACDTEEGEIVPMHVATTAVNLRKRMNPPLPQLCMGNISHVTMANLFMARTKSRNSLAEKIHESILKMDDKFVRQFFGSGAHLNVMKNMAAELGKSSKARLFNFSSWCRFPFYETDFGWGKPVWFATALRLNKLAIFLDTRDGKGIEAWIGLTKEEMTKLERDPGILAYASFNPSI; encoded by the coding sequence ATGGAGATGAAAGTTCATATTATCTCTAGAGAAACCATTAAGCCGTCTTCTCCAACTCCACACCACCTAAGAACACATAAGCTTTCCCTTTTTGATCAGCTAGCGCCTCCTCTTTACATCccaattcttcttttctaCTCAGCTACTAGTGAAACCAATCCTAGCAAAAAGTCTGATCTCCTAAAGGATTCCCTCTCCAAAATATTAACTCACTTCTACCCATTTGCAGGACGAGTCAAGGAAGGTTGCACTATCGACTGTAATGATGATGGTGCCGCCTATGTTGAAGCTCAGGTAGACTCTGACATGTTCCTGGTCCTTAAAGAACCGGGGATTGATCTGCTGCTACAGCTACTCCCTTGCGAACCACTTGAAAAGTTACCTGAACCAAGTGCTCAGGTTATCCTAGCTGTTCAGGTAAATTACTTTGCTTGTGGTGGCATGGCAATCTGTGTCTGTCTTAGGCATGTGGTTTCTGATGCATCAGCCGCTGCCGGCTTTGTTAAAAGCTGGGCTGCAGTTGCTAGTGGCGTAGATATGGTACTCGATGCTGTGATTTATGACTGCACCTCTCTCTTTCCTCCACAAGATTTATCAGGCTTATGGAAGACCATTGAAAAGAGTCAGAATGCGCTGCTAGCGGAAGTTGTGACGAAGAGGTTCATTTTTTATGGCTCTAAGATAGCTGCTTTAAGAAATGAAATTGGCAATGGGCTGAGTCTGTATCGTCCAACACGTGTTGAGGCTCTGTCCTCGCTCATTTGGAACGCTATAATAGCCTGTGACACAGAAGAGGGCGAAATAGTTCCCATGCATGTGGCGACAACTGCTGTGAATCTACGAAAGAGAATGAATCCGCCATTGCCGCAACTGTGTATGGGAAACATCTCCCATGTAACAATGGCGAATTTATTCATGGCAAGGACCAAGAGCCGCAACAGCTTAGCGGAAAAAATCCACGAATCAATATTGAAGATGGACGATAAGTTTGTTAGGCAGTTTTTTGGAAGTGGTGCACACTTGAATGTCATGAAAAACATGGCTGCAGAACTTGGAAAGAGTTCAAAAGCACGGTTGTTTAACTTCAGTAGTTGGTGCAGATTTCCATTTTATGAAACTGATTTTGGATGGGGAAAGCCTGTTTGGTTTGCAACTGCCCTGAGGCTTAACAAGCTTGCCATTTTCTTGGACACCAGAGATGGTAAGGGCATTGAAGCATGGATAGGATTGACAAAGGAAGAAATGACAAAGCTTGAACGAGACCCTGGAATTCTTGCTTATGCTTCTTTCAATCCAAGCATATGA
- the LOC18605054 gene encoding vinorine synthase has protein sequence MTMIDIQIVSKETIKPAIPTPHHLRNLKLSFLDQLAPPIYIPIVLFYPAKQNVDLLERSLLLKKSLSKTLTQFYPLAGTMREDFTFECNDEGVEYFETKVPCKLVDVTENPDVNVLNLFLPFEPQQNCIESKKQVPLAIQYNIFKCGGVAIGIRLSHLIADGTSVITFVNAWAAMSREPGEVITPIFEAATHFPPKDISMFRPSIGITKEKIVTKRFVFDKPSIAVLREKASSRDGSQVKTPTRVEAISSFIWSRQMAIAKTKPERAKLYAAVHAVNLRERMAPSLPKHSFGNFWRMAIATFPAEMEQDYHVLVSHMRNAISKIDNNYVKMLQDGDRYLKTMKMVSEQFSKSEVEFCNFTSWCRFPVYEVDFGWGKPAWACSPSRPYKNLVILMSDKGGEGVEAWVNLLEEDMAIFERDPELLSFASSKTGK, from the coding sequence ATGACGATGATCGATATCCAAATTGTCTCTAAAGAGACAATCAAGCCTGCAATTCCAACCCCGCATCACCTTAGAAACCTGAAGCTTTCTTTCTTGGACCAGCTTGCACCCCCGATCTACATTCCAATTGTTCTGTTCTATCCCGCTAAACAAAATGTTGATCTTTTGGAAAGATCCCTTTTGCTTAAGAAGTCCCTCTCAAAAACCCTGACTCAGTTCTATCCGTTGGCAGGAACTATGAGGGAAGATTTCACTTTTGAATGCAACGATGAGGGAGTCGAGTATTTTGAAACCAAAGTACCCTGTAAGCTGGTAGATGTCACAGAAAATCCTGACGTCAATGTCCTGAATCTATTCTTACCATTTGAGCCCCAACAAAACTGCATTGAGTCCAAAAAGCAAGTTCCTCTTGCTATCCAATACAATATCTTTAAATGCGGTGGAGTAGCCATTGGTATCCGTCTGTCACATTTGATTGCTGACGGAACATCAGTAATCACATTTGTCAATGCTTGGGCTGCTATGTCCCGAGAACCTGGTGAAGTTATAACTCCCATTTTCGAAGCAGCAACTCATTTTCCACCAAAGGATATATCAATGTTCCGTCCGAGCATAGGGATAACAAAAGAGAAGATTGTGACCAAAAGGTTTGTCTTCGATAAACCGAGCATTGCCGTTCTAAGAGAAAAAGCATCCTCGAGAGATGGTTCTCAAGTTAAAACTCCAACACGCGTTGAGGCAATTTCATCCTTTATATGGAGCCGCCAAATGGCGATAGCTAAGACCAAACCAGAACGAGCAAAGCTTTATGCAGCAGTTCACGCAGTGAACTTGAGAGAGAGGATGGCGCCATCCTTGCCAAAGCATTCCTTCGGGAATTTTTGGAGGATGGCTATTGCTACATTTCCTGCTGAGATGGAGCAAGATTATCATGTCCTAGTGAGTCACATGAGAAATGCAATTAGCAAAATTGATAATAATTACGTGAAGATGCTGCAAGATGGTGATAGATACTTAAAAACCATGAAAATGGTGAGTGAACAGTTCTCTAAGAGTGAAGTAGAGTTTTGTAACTTCACCAGCTGGTGCAGATTCCCTGTTTACGAAGTTGATTTTGGATGGGGGAAGCCTGCTTGGGCTTGCAGTCCTAGCAGGCCTTACAAGAATTTGGTTATTTTGATGAGTGACAAAGGAGGTGAGGGCGTTGAGGCGTGGGTGAACCTGTTGGAAGAAGACATGGCCATATTCGAACGTGACCCGGAGCTTCTCTCATTTGCTTCATCAAAAACTGGAAAATGa